In Musa acuminata AAA Group cultivar baxijiao chromosome BXJ2-3, Cavendish_Baxijiao_AAA, whole genome shotgun sequence, the following proteins share a genomic window:
- the LOC135606669 gene encoding probable E3 ubiquitin-protein ligase LUL4, whose amino-acid sequence MEAERIGRRKWRSLKKRLALMGCCVSSWGFRASNPTIITDEIYPEGPEEEVVVGMGGATSAEETNLAAALAAERNYRVASVAEVGRVEGKRTEAPMPVSLMRLLEEGEENGEGEGGGGGEAWCCCCVCMGGRKGAAFIPCGHTFCRVCARELRADRGTCPLCNRPILDILDIF is encoded by the coding sequence ATGGAGGCGGAGCGGATCGGGAGGAGGAAGTGGAGGAGCCTCAAGAAGCGGCTGGCGCTGATGGGCTGCTGCGTCAGCTCTTGGGGCTTTCGTGCCTCCAATCCCACAATCATCACAGATGAAATTTACCCAGAAGggccggaggaggaggtggtggtggggaTGGGGGGCGCAACTTCGGCCGAGGAGACGAATCTGGCTGCGGCGCTGGCGGCTGAGCGGAATTACCGGGTGGCTTCTGTGGCGGAGGTGGGTAGAGTGGAGGGGAAGAGGACGGAGGCGCCGATGCCGGTGTCGCTGATGAGGTTGTtggaggaaggagaggagaacggggaaggggaaggaggcggcggaggagaaGCGTGGTGTTGCTGCTGCGTGTGCATGGGCGGGCGGAAGGGGGCGGCGTTCATCCCGTGCGGGCACACCTTCTGCCGCGTGTGCGCACGAGAGCTGCGGGCGGACCGTGGCACCTGCCCCCTCTGCAACCGTCCGATCCTCGACATCCTCGATATCTTCTAA